aacgtATTCCTCCAATAATTCCTCCAACACTAGACGGCGACAGAGCAAGAAAGGAGCTCCAGTTCTTCTAAACTAAACAGGGTTGTTGTTGGCTGTTTCTCAATTCACTTCCTGTCGCCGGTCTACAACGTGTGTTGGATTGAAAACATTTTGCGGTCCAAGTGACAAGCTTTATTGATGGTAGCGATATACACAAACTACTCATATGTGTCGCACTAGAATAATGGCAAAATATATTTTAACTGGCCAACATTGATTATATGGCTTTGCGTTTTAAAATGTGCATATttgcgtttttttttgttgtcaggCCGGGTGGCTGTAGACTAGTGTCAAAATTAGAATGGAGCTACCATAGTAAGGTTATGTAGAACACGTTTTAATTAAATGTATAAATGGCTTCTAAAATATATACATAGCCTATATCTAACTAACTGTTCAGTGATAAACGTTTCGCTACATTTCTGACTGACTAATGTCTAACGTTACGACAGGACATGGCAGAAGACATACCTGAAGACTATCCTACAGAGATTGAGGAGCAGCTCACGGGATTCGAATCTTCAGTGGCCTCTGTGAACACAATGGTACAGACTGTGTTGTCAATGCCCAGAAAGGAACTCATGGAAAGGGTAAGGCCTTTCTAAGGCAGTCATTTAGTTCCCTATGTAATGTGTCTTGATCATCCTACCGCTGCGAAAGGTGAAGGACATGCAACTATCAGTCTCAAACTGTCTGAGCTTGGCTTTTGCAGATAGGCTACTACTAGCTAGCAGATCATCTCTCCAAAtggcatactgactggtggttATAGTgaactttgtctgtgtgtttactttGTCAAATTCTTATCTCTTGTCATTTTTGGTAGCTGGACCCTCTTGAGCAAGCTAAACTGGACTTGATGTCTGCATATACCCTCAATTCATTATTCTGGAGTAAGTGCTGTTTTCTGATGTGACTTTGTAATTGTCCATAAGTTAATGTAAAGAATACATTTCTGACCTGCCCCCCCTGAAAAAAACGATTTCTCGGTTACAGTGTACCTGGTTACACAAGGAATTAACCCGAAAGAACATGGAATTAAGCAAGAACTGGTACGTTGTTTTATCCCACCCTAACTCATTCAACACCAGGACTGTGTTTAGATGAAGTGGACCAACATTCCCTCCTTAAGGAGAAGTGACAAGTAAAGTTCTGACAGGTGGCCAACAAAACGACACAGTTTAAATCTAGTTATATATCATCTGCCTTTAACTTAAGTCGAGAACTAGTATAGTAAGTATTTAAATTAATTGGTTAGGATATTTCCAGCGTTGAGTATCTAATTGTGTGCGTGCTTAAGAAAAGTCCCCTATCTTTGACCCGATACAGGAGAGAATCAGGACATACATGAACAGAGTCAAGGAGatcacagacagaaagaaggcAGCCCGTCTGGACAAAGGAGCGGTCTCTCGCTTTGTCAGAAACGCCCTGTGGGACTCTGAGGAAGCTGCTTCCAAAAAGGAAGGGCAGGCATCCAAAACGGAAGGGACGTCGTCGAAAAAAGGGGGGTCAAAGAAGCACAAGGACACTCCAGGTCGCGGCCAACACTCTAAGCGCCCTAAGTTGAACTGACTAAAACGAGCAATATTAAGACCAGCTTCTTTTCTGTGCTCAAGACCCTTTTAGTTGCCTCTTATATAAACCTACCTTTAAAAggtttttgtttttacattgcTGTCTAAGAGATGTAATCAATATCATTTTGCCGTATACCTGTATGGTTCCTAGCTCTGTGAACTCCAGCCATTTCCAGTGCTAGTCAAATTACATTTCTGAACATAGGTAGGTCTAACACAGCAGACAATGAATATGTGTATCAGGAATAtgatattttttgtatttttttttattgccagTGTTTTAAGTTTTTGCATCACAAAGGTACAATCAATGTTGATGTTTATTTGAAGCTCGATGGTTGTATTGCAATTGTATGAAGGTCTGTGGTGACTGATAATCCATTACATTGTGTTGGAAGACTGAACTGATCTTGTGAAGGGCATTGTGTTAATGATCCCTCTTGGGTTTCAGCTACTTCTCCACGTTTGTGATCTTTTGACAGCTATTTACTTGTGTTGTATCATCCATCATCTAagctgtgtaatactgtatgtaGCAATATAAGCATAGCGTTGAGATATTTTGTATTACAATTGGTCCCAAGGCCCACTTTTCAAACTGCAGTAATACATAATTAGATAAGTGATTTGTCATAACTAAATATGGACATATTGACGATATAGTTTCAAAGTGATTTGGCAGACTGTCAACGCATCAAGACTTATGCAAGTACAACAAACATAAAATCttttatgtaacaaaatgtTATGCAGCAGTTTTTGTCCTACTGAAATTCCCTTTGGACAGTAATGATATTTGTCAGTGACAAATCAATTGAACCTTCTAATCAAGCTCTGGAAGCTATGATGTATTCTTGTTCTCTTGGAACTTTTCTCATCGTCTGTGCCTTCAGATTAGAGAAATGATTTGTTTAGTTACATTTGCTTCCTGCCCTAACAATTCCCCCAAATTGTTGACTTGTCAGTTCAAAGACGTGTCAGCTAGCCTGACAAATAGCATTGCCCACACAGAGGGATATTGGAAAAAGATGGAGCTTTCCTCTTAAATCCATCATACGCATATGTGCTTGGTTTGAAGGAATTGCCTCACTAGCTAGGCATCTCGACAGGCAAATTTAGACAAACTCTCCTTGAGTTGCGCGACCATGAAACTCCATTCTGCCTTGCCCTGTGGGTGTTTATTTACATAGCCTGTTAAGAGAAGGGAAAGTAACTCAGTGATTCCGTCTGGCCTAGTAACCCCCAGATTCCAGAAGAGGGCAGCAATGAGATTTTCAGTCAAAAGTTTCTTCACCACAGCCTCGATAACAATTTGAGTTATTTTAGTAGAACTTCGGTACGGCGATTGGCTGTAATGGTGTTCTCAGACAGTTGTCTCAAGGCAGCAGAGGGCAGCTCAACTCATCAGCTCATCAAAAGACTTTCTTCCATATATCAACCATGACTGTTTAGAGGCCGTTTGGGTGTCCAGATGCTTTGTGCGATAAGCGCAATTTTATTGTTGGTGTGGGGTGTTTGTTGTTATAACTAACAACTGTAAGTTAATTAACTCAGACCTGGATCCGACTTGTGCAGAAGCTGGCTTGggctctctttcacttcctaTCTCTTTCTGTTTTCATTTACCCTTCAGTCCACTCCTTTACTTGTGTATTTCTCATCCTTTGCGTTTTTTTCCCATGCcatctcttttcttcctccctcccccctccccttcattcCCTTCATCCGTCTGCTGTTGCTGAAGTGGAAAATGACCACATGGTCTAAACATGCACTGAGGACTGCCTCGGCTAAAACCATTTATCTAAACCACTTGCATTATTGTTTGCGTTACATTTCCACTCATCATGGACACTTCTCCGGCCCATGTGGAGAGAACTGGCATTGCTCTCCCTAGTTCAACTTTAACTATAATCATAACACATAATACATCTCGTCTAATGTTGGGATAACATTAAAGTGCAACTTCAGTCCATCCTCAAATACAGCTTCACACTCATTCCCTGAAATGTCCGCCAACTCTGGCTGTCAGTTGGGCTCATCCTCTTCTATGGCCTTGTGTTTGCCTCTGACATTGCCCCGACCTAGAAAAACGGCGACGTCATGTGGGTGCAATGTGAACAATTGGCTTTTCCACTCCAACTCCAGCAGCAGCATAGTTTGGGATAACCGTTAACCCATCAAAGAGTGGAAGAAAAAGcatttctttcacacacacacacacacacacacacacacacacacacacacacacacacacacacacacacacacacacacacacacacacacacacacacactaagacacaTGCAAGCTTAATGTTATacacattcacatgcacacaaaacactcattcttaaacacacaaaccaacactcATCCAGACTAAGCACAGATTTGATGTGTGTAATCGATTGGATTCTCTTCATGATTCCTGGGACAGGAGTGTATTCTCTGTCCATACAGGCGGATGAAACCACAGCTGTTGGGACATAAATTTGCTGAGGAATGCCACAGCTCCCAAACTGAAGACTGACTGGATTTCTTCCAACCAGCAGATGATGTTTTTTCAGGGTaggaacaagtgtgtgtgtgtacaccgtAGGCCCCCATAAAGAAAAGCTTAAACGGGCCGATATGAATGTGTATTATTTTGTTCGTTTTTGTCAGTTTGCGTATTGTATGTGCGTATTCATTTCTGAAAGCCTTCTCAgtatacacagtgtgtgtgttgtgagttttAGATAAGGATGAAGTCGGGCAGAGTGCATGCAGGGGTCCTCTGTTGTGTCGGGCGGAAACGATGACTCTCAGGGCAGCTGGGGAAGATCCAACAGATGGTGAGGTTTCATAAGAAGAACAGTGATGTTGTGAGGGACTTGGACATATGAAACTTTTGATACTTAGACTTAAAGACAACTTTTCATTGGCATCATTTGTGTGGATGCTACTTGGGCTGATTTTAAAGGAGCAGAAACAGCTATGCACTGGGGCTGTTGGTCCTGTGTTGGAAGGGTGAATTTATTGTAAAACATACCTCTACATATGAGCTAGACCACAAGTACATGCAGTACAATTAAATTGTTATTGTTACAATTGTTGTACATGTGATCTGTACACAGACAAAGAAAACAGCAACACATTCTCACAGACAACATTTAATCCTCTCAAATTACCTCATTTGATCTTTGCGGGGAAAAAAGTATTTGCATGGCCCCTCTGTGCCACGCACCTCGTTTAGCCCTCGTTCCCCAGATAAAACAGTGTTTATAGCATGTCAATAGCCCCACTCATcattcctcatccctctcttactCACGGCCTTGGTTTACAGCTAGCTAGGGCACGCTAAGGTTTTGATATGAGAGCTGGGGTAACTGCAGCATTGGGTACAGTAAACTGCTTGAGGCCTCTTGCTTTTACGATGATGTGAAGGATATAGTCTGGGAGTGTAGGAAGCTAGCAAGAGCAGCTGTGCGTCCACATGCACTGTGCAGTACATTATCTAGTCTTTACGAGTGGAATATGACCCCTGTACAGTAGTTGGAGTCATGAGATATTTTTTATAGTCTAATGTATCTCAaaagactttcattgttttcctAAAATAAGTAATTGTATTATTTAGATTGTACACAGAGAGCATGAGAacaaaagtatatattttttttaattcaccATCGATTTtcttagtattttttttttgacaCAATGAGAACGACTATAAACACAAGATAATGCTGCACATTACAGTTCATAGCACACATTCATTCTATTAACAGTTTTGGATTTTAATTCATACAATGAAAATGCATGTTCAAACGGTCACTAGATGGCAGTCAAAGACAGTTGTAAATGGCTTTTCCTATCAGTCAAGGTTGAGCGAGAAGGTTTGCTTTTCCAAACCACAGATATGAGTAGATTACTTGTCACTTGGCGTATAATCACCCTTATCGCACAGAGAGAGCAACAACAATACTAAGAGTATAATGACAAATGTAATTGTTTTGGAAGTCCGACACTTGGCTCTAGCTGTGTGATGGATGAGTTGGGCAATCTGTTGCTCTGTAAAGAGATTGGAGGATCAAGACCGTTATTTGAAACACATTTATCCAGTTTGTAGTGGCTTTGCCTAGTTTAGTGAGTCAAATTCAATTGGTTTCTATGGTGCTAAATGGACAAATGTGGCTGTCATTTTCCATATGTAACCTGGTGCAGTTCAAATTGGGCCTTTGgttgaggtgtgtttgtgtgtgtgtgtgtatgtaacacTGTAAAACTTAGGTCAGctgtcaatatatacacaccaAGAATTTAACCCTCTTGTCAATCAGAGTATGTTTTATCAGCCTATTAGGGTCATTTGCACATTTGACAGTAAAATGTGGCGATTATATACTGACCAGGAAAATCAATCCCATTTAGGGTTAAATTAATCAACACTGGGGGCTTTATGAGTTAATGAAAATtatcagatgagagagagagagagagagagagagagagagagagagagagagagagagagagagagagagagagagagagagagagagagagagagagagagagagagagagagagagagagagagagagagagagagagagagagagagagagagagagagagagagagagagagagagagagagagagagagagagagagaaagagagaaagagagaaaaatacatgtttttatgAAGTTTTGGAATGCTTTGCTATAAGACAGCTGCAGTCTAGACTGCCATTCTCACGTCCTTTTTTAGCTTTGGGGCCAAAAACAAGGAAGAATAATCTCAAGGCTGTCTGAGCTGATAAGGCTCATATTATGTGGATCTGCTAAACACTCCTTTTGCAATTGCAGTTTACATTTCATAGTGGAGAAGTACAAATACCAAATGttttttacatgttttacaAGTGTATGAGCAAAGAATACAGAGCCAACCATTAGCAGATGTAATTGTGCCTTGGTGGTTCACGCTGGTGGTTCTTAAGAACATTCCCCATAGAAAGTCCCATCCGTACTGAATAGTCTGGAAACATCTTTGTAATCTTCTTGTGCGATTTCCCCCCGAATGCAGCTGAATGAAATATGGGCCAAAGTGTCAGAACGTGCGCAGGCAAAAGCCTCCATTTTCAAATAAACTCACATGCGTCAAAAAACTGGAGATTCTTTCTGTGTGAAAGCAGTAGGAAATGCCAGACCTAATGTCAGAGGCCTGTTCAGTCCTATTATGTCTAATAGAAGCAGAATGTGTCATTAGCTAATCGAGGGAGCAGATCCAAACCCCGCCTCCCCCACCCTTTAAAACATCATGAGGAGGGCTGGCTGTGTCCCTGGCATTCTACTCCTTCAAAGGCCTCCATTATACTTCAATGGTGGGTAAACAGCGGGTCCCAAAAATGACTGTCTCCAAAGTTTAAAGCAACATCATTTATCACTCTGCCAGCTACTGCAGGTGTGACCCTGTTCCCACAGTCTCATTGACAGAACTGCCCAgaaacgtgtgtgcgtgtatgcacaCTCGAATCAACCACCCTCCAAGCCCTGGCCATCTGGGGCGGCAAAGGTTGtgggtttctgtttgtgtgtgtttgtgttcttgtaCCATtcgtgtcctgtgtcctgttgccATCTTTTTCAGAGTCCTTTAGAGGTAAGCTTCAGCATTGTGACAATAATGTGTGTTCACTCTGTCTTCTAATTTCTGCGCAGTTGACACAGTGGGGATTTACACACATTGCCAAGGTGGTCCGCCACAGTGTGATAAATAGTAACCACAGTGACCTTTTGGTCAGAGGTCCCAGTATGTGTCAAAGGTCAAggatgtcaattggttactgaaGGTATGGTGTTTTATTGACCATCAACCCCAAACACCTGATAAGTTGGTTGACATTTTGATAATGGTAGGGGTAGATGAAGATTTATCAGTTCAGATATCCCTACTGCATAGCACAACACAAACAGACTATTGTATTACATAGCCTATGAGTCAATCTTTATTGAAACTTGTATTGGctagagaaaaaaaaatacttcCAATTTGAGCCATATAAGCATTATATATAGCAACACACTACctcatgttgttgtgtttccacATCCcaaaaataagtcatttaggCATTTAGGGCCATTGTACTGCACGTCTTCAAAAACATTTAACATGCACTGTACACTGGTGAGtttgatactgtgtgtgtttgtggttcagTTTAATTAATGGAGGGGCCCGCTAATGGGGGCCCATTGAGGTCAAGGTGATCGAAACTGTGGAGCAGGTGGCACGTCGATGAGAGTGCTTCACACAGCATGTATCGACCGCTGGTCTCACACAGCCTCTATTGATTGACATGTTTGCTGGGGAAGTGTGTTTAACAGAGTAGTTAATGTGTAAGGCCGTTTATAAGTAACGTTGACAGAGACAGTGTTGTTACACTGGATCAGAAAAGCTGCATGAAGAACATGGACAAATAGGAGCTGGCATTTGAAAGTTTCAGTGCGGAAAGTAAAGGGGATCAAAGACTTGATTTAAAAAGGACTGTAATGATGGGTACAGGAGATCCAGACTGGCGACATCATCTGTCTGTctacgcaacacacacaaacacccttacTCACACACTACACATTCCCGTAACAGCAAACATTAATAGCAACCTGCTTATTCTGTGCTACTCCTCACAAACCCTGGACCCTAAGCTATTTGGGAATGGAAAGGCAGAGGCCTACCAGATGCAACATTAGTACCAAGTTAATGACTAACCCTGTATGATGCCTCTTCATTACCCCCCCTTACACACCATGAAAGCAGATCTGCTGCGGTTCACTCTAGAACAACACAAATTTCACCAGGAATGAAAACCTGATACAGAAAAAGGACACACTATTTCATAAATGACTTGGATCTCAAGATCAAACGAGTGGCTGCGaaaacacagactcacagaaGTAGTCATGCCGGACCCTTAAGAACGCGCTCCTGCTCCTAGTATGACTGCGCCACTTTAagcatggggaggggggaaatcaGAGGGAGGACATGAAGTAGTCTTTAAAAGGCCTGctcaccctccttccccacccaccaacacacacacagaccaaatgCTGTGAAAACACTGGCTAATTACTACGAAAACAATGGGGGTAAAGCGGCGACGTgccaacgcacacacaaccctggCGCAGTAATTACACAAGAGCTGTTTTGGTTGAAAACAACACGGTTTGGTGATCTTCGTTGAACGCCGTTTTCCAAATGAACATCTGTTCAGAAGAAAAGGTTTGGAAAGGAAAGCACAGAGAATGGCCTCTTTCTCTTGTGTTCTCTATCTGTTTCTAGAGCTCAATAATATTCCCTTGAACTATTTCCTTCTCAGTGTGGTTGCAAAGACAAATTGAAGTTCAAGTTTAGGGTAGGCCTACAAGAATCATGGTAAACCTTTGTTTGGCTATATAACTCTCAATGCTATCATTCCCCTATGTCTAGCTGTGTGATATCAAGCAATGCTCATGCTAACAAAAACCGAGGCCATTAGAAACAACAGCACTCTCTCTGTCGCGAAGGGATTACATCGTTAGTGATTAGAGCCAAAACTTATAAAAGCACGGTCGGGCGACGATACAATTGCTCCCAATGAGCCTGACTACTTGGCCGGCACAAGCAAAAAACACCAAAACCGAGTGTTTTTGAATTAGAACTGAATGTTTTTGTATTGCTTCTTCCATGCATGATTAAGTTCTACAATCTAAAAGGCACTTTGTATGTCCCCTGTGCTTTTTCACAATTTTACAGTAATAAAAAGCAGTTGGTCTTTTCTGGCACAGCATATGACATAGGCCTAAGATCCCACTTAGAATTTCAAATAGTGTGGGAAGTATAGCTGGGAATGTGTAACTGGCCTAAGCACCAAGGTCAGTGTCTTGGGTTGAGAGCAATGTTTTGAATTTGGACTGAAATAGAAAATCCTAATTGACTGAAATAAAGAGGAGCCTATGACGTTATATGCACATCCTATTTCATTTTTTCATAACAACTGATGTCAATTTATGACAAGTTAGCACTGTACATTGGTTGCAGCCATTTTGCCAAGGCAGAGAGCTCCATTTCCCAGCTAATTACTTGGACCTCAATTTGTTTCATGTAACGTCTGTTGACAGCATCTCCCTAAAGATGACTATATCATGCTTTGCGTGGGTTAGCTATTAAGGcacctctgtctctgtgtgtcagtctcctatctgtttctctctgacacacacacacacacacacagacagacacacacactccttgtcttctttttttctgtacATGAACAGGTTAATTGTTCTCCGCCAGTCACTGGAAGAAATTCCAGACtcttctgtctgtgttgtgacgCCCAATCTCAGCTGGAAACAGACCCGCCTATCGTCCTGCTGATGAAGAACTATGTTAAGTGCACAAGGGCTGCGCTCTCAGGACTGCAATCTCCAGACTGCATTCCTCTCAAGACTGGACTGTTTATTTAAGTCATATGCGCAAAGGCTCACCCACATACTATACACATACATTGTGCAATACATGGTACACGTAAAAGCAATATGGCATTATTTAGACAACGCAGTAGTAGCGTTTTGTCACTTGACATAATGGATTGATCTGTAAAGTACCTCTTTCTACATTAATAGAACTATGTTTTCCTATTGGTTGCAATTCTCACTACTATCTTTATTGACTCAATCCCCTACTAGGGTCAGATAGTTAGGGTTAGGCATGGCATTCTGGCAAGTGTTAGGTACAGTAGAACCAATAAAACTACACAGGAAGTCTGAGACATACTATAAACAGCATGCACATCACGTTTACACCCACCCCAACTCTGACTGCCACCTTGCATGCAAACTCGTACAGTAGTTCACAAATTCATCAAATTTCATGACAGAGTTCCAGTGAGTTGGCCTTTCCTCTTGTGGGGTGTCTCCTATATCAGCAACATGTACAGTAGGTTTAAGTAGATTGACACATGCAAACAAGCACAGGTAGTTGAATGAGTGTGAGAAAATGATATGTTTAATGAAAGAAGAAACAGTTTTCCTCCCATTGTTACAGAGCCAACAACATGCTTTGGTGTTTAAACTTTATGAGCCTTTTTGGTACTATTCCTCCTCAAATCAAGGCCTTTTCAGATTTTATTCATGCATTACTggttttctgtttctttctcagAACTGTCTGTGTCAATTTAATGCAGGCTATGCACATCTATCAAGTATACAGTACCTATAAAACACTCGTCCAATTAGAAAATTGTGTATGCTATGCAAGGCACGTAGTAAAAGTCACCGAAAGTCCAGTCCAATCAGTATTCCTAGTCAGTGTCATATTCAAGGGCAGACTGGCTGCCTGGCCAATAGACCACTTCAATTCAAGTAGGTAGCCTCCCTGTGGATAAGGTATTTGATAAATCCCTAGCAGACTGGCCTTTACTAATCCAGTGGTCACTGGGTTGGAGGTTATCAAAGGACAGTGCTAAGGACTTGTGTGAAACACACATTAGAAAATTCTAAAGTATCAACCCTGGACGTTATGACTGTTAACACTAACAGCCCTGGATCCTGACACACCAAGTCAAGTTAACGCCTCAAAGCACCCAGGAAGAAACTGTGATCTAAATAGGATGTGTTAGGATCAAACCAACTCTTTCACACGTGATCAAGGCAATACCTGCTTTACctccgagtgtgtgtgcatgaatgtgtaAACTAGAGACTGGATGGCTTGTTTttgacctgcagtgtgtgttcaCCAGCAGAGAGGTCAGGTATGGGCTCAAGACGTGAGTGTGTACAGAAACATTAACCCCAGCACCCTTTAAGACCGTGAAGTTGAGGAGCAAGGCAATAATTCAAACGTGAGAGGGTCAGGGGCCTGAGGGACCACCCAGACTGCCACGCTCACAGCTGCTTATGACGATCCTCCATTGGAACTCAACCGCCATTAGATTTTCTGTCCGTCTGCCTTTGtctcttcttcccccctctcgTTCTATTTTCTCGATCTCTCTATCTTGCCCCTGACACggtcatacacactcacatgctcatatcgaacacacactcagacacacacacacatcaaacacatccacactgtGGTTGATTTCTCATCGCCGGTGTGTGATTATTATGACGCAGCTGAGCCATGAAAGTGGACTGTCCTGGATCACGGAATTCAATCCTGCCAGTGATAGGTTCCCCAGCCATCTTACCTGTTCCTATTCAAGTCACCAGACCCTTTCAGATAAGGGATCATATCTGTTGAGAGGATAGGAAGGTGGATTACAGTTTCCTAAAGAAAGGACAGAGGACTGCCAGCTTAGATGACACTGCTCCTGAAAACCAACTCGCTTTGGCTCCGGGCCGCgatcttccatccctctctctccatctctgtgctcTGTCCCCTGTCCCAGAGGTGTGTATTGAGGGGAACGGCATGAAAAATAACAGGTAATTCAACTGAtccgtggagtgtgtgtgtgtgtgttctagtggACTAGGGATTTGGAATGAGGGTTTTGATCTTTTAAGAGGCCTGAGATATGAGCTGTGATATCTACTCGAGTTTTCTTCTCCAAAAGGTCACGGGTGGAGGTAAAGAGGAGGGTGTTGTTCCTCTGAGGCCAGATTTCTCCCTTCAGTACGTGTCGGGTTCTTTACAAATCCACGGAGCATTTGCCTCTCGACCCTGGGTGTTCTCGGAAGGGAAACGTGTCAGCGGTTTTCAAATGGGGTTTGTGGTGAGGTGGATGAGTCCTGAGCAGCACTGTCTTTGTCTtcttcagctctctctcctttcttctgctGGCTGACATTTTTCCTTTGGATTTTCTCCTGTGTCAAATCACAGGATTTTCTTGAAAGTCCTCTTCCTATTTTCCTTTGTCCTCTGGTACTACTATGTTCCTGTGTTCTCTTGATGGTGTTTACCTTTTTTTGTTATGTGTCAccgtctctcactcactcttctccttctctatctcatTGTCTTGTCTCAGGGCTAGCTCAGTTCAAGCAGTTCAATCCAAAGCTGTTTCTCTTATTGAATTTCATCCAGGAGCTATATCATAACCTCAAAAGACTGCTGCCTCACCCCGAGGGGCTTAGATGAACTTGTTCAGCCGTGACACCACcacaaccctctcctctcctcttttttttgttcttcttcAAAATTCGTTGGAGTCAAGAAATAACATTTGAGAACCCCAAACCTGACAGGACACCTTATTCACGGAGTCTGTTTACAAAATCCAGTCCCAAGGGCACAGAAtctgccctctccacctctcttccacTGCACTTGCGTTATTCCCGGACTTCTTCCTAAACGAAACCCTGCCTGAGCCGACACCTCGTACGCTTGGCAGAGGGCAACATTGCCCCTTGGTCACTCAATTGTACCCAGAACATGATGCGTGGCGGGCATATTAGGAATCATGGACCACTTTacaagatcacacacacacctcctctcatgcacacacaccagaactcATGCACATATGcacatagggagtcagatggctgagcggtgaggaagtcgggctagtaatctgaaggttgccagttcgattccccgccgtgccaaaaatgacgttgtgtccttgggcaaggcacttcaccctacttgcttcggggggaatgcccctgtacttactgaaagtcgctctggataagagcgtctgctaaatgaccaaatgtaaatgtaaatgtaaat
This DNA window, taken from Osmerus eperlanus chromosome 6, fOsmEpe2.1, whole genome shotgun sequence, encodes the following:
- the c1d gene encoding nuclear nucleic acid-binding protein C1D, which produces MDMAEDIPEDYPTEIEEQLTGFESSVASVNTMVQTVLSMPRKELMERLDPLEQAKLDLMSAYTLNSLFWMYLVTQGINPKEHGIKQELERIRTYMNRVKEITDRKKAARLDKGAVSRFVRNALWDSEEAASKKEGQASKTEGTSSKKGGSKKHKDTPGRGQHSKRPKLN